In Candidatus Vesicomyosocius okutanii, one DNA window encodes the following:
- a CDS encoding MBL fold metallo-hydrolase, with protein MLKTIYLLFTLTLSTLSNAWKIEGIGEFSPEKISNNLFVIHGPFGKPNIQNQGFINNPGIIIGKEGVIIIDPGSSYDIGKKVIKEVEKITKKPIISVFNTHIHGDHWLGNHAIIEKYPNTKIYAHPQMIIEAKNGKGNKWINIMTTLTNGLTKDTIATYPTNPIKHLQVIKLDSEQFKIHNPTIKSHTNTDIMIEHINSKTLFLGDNSFVNRMGPFDNSSSIHDNIKVLQYATNLGLNYYVPGHGSSGNVNHTVKPFLDYLLIIQSEAKKGYEKDFTDYEIKPIAIKKLNSYKNWHGFYGQLGNHISKVLLEVEALEL; from the coding sequence ATGTTGAAAACAATCTATCTTTTATTTACTTTAACTCTATCAACCTTATCAAACGCCTGGAAAATTGAAGGAATAGGTGAATTCTCACCTGAAAAAATTAGCAATAATCTATTTGTCATTCATGGTCCATTTGGGAAACCGAATATTCAAAACCAAGGATTTATAAACAATCCTGGCATTATTATTGGAAAAGAAGGTGTTATTATTATTGACCCAGGTAGTAGTTATGATATTGGTAAAAAAGTGATTAAAGAAGTTGAAAAAATTACCAAAAAACCTATTATTTCTGTCTTTAATACGCATATTCATGGTGACCACTGGTTAGGCAATCATGCAATTATCGAAAAATATCCCAATACTAAGATTTATGCCCATCCACAAATGATTATTGAAGCTAAAAATGGAAAAGGCAATAAATGGATTAATATAATGACAACACTGACTAACGGTTTAACAAAAGACACGATTGCCACTTACCCAACCAATCCAATCAAACATTTACAAGTAATCAAATTAGACTCAGAACAATTTAAAATTCACAACCCTACCATCAAATCACATACTAATACAGATATTATGATTGAACATATTAACAGTAAAACTTTATTCTTAGGAGATAACAGTTTTGTTAATCGTATGGGTCCTTTTGACAATAGCTCTAGCATACATGACAACATCAAAGTATTGCAATATGCAACAAACTTAGGTCTAAATTATTACGTGCCTGGACATGGCTCATCAGGCAATGTAAACCATACTGTTAAGCCATTTTTAGATTACCTGCTAATTATTCAATCTGAAGCTAAAAAAGGTTATGAAAAAGATTTTACTGACTATGAAATTAAACCTATCGCCATTAAAAAATTAAATTCCTATAAAAATTGGCATGGATTTTATGGCCAACTTGGTAATCACATTAGTAAAGTACTACTTGAAGTTGAAGCGCTAGAGTTATAA
- the nudE gene encoding ADP compounds hydrolase NudE gives MRKKPTVLNIKTIATTNFFNIEEMDIKFSNGEKRIYERLKPFENGAVLIVPMLDDETVLMIYEYSGGTDKYELVLTKGKIDDNEILVEAANRELIEEIGFGANKLTFIKKMTIAPSYQSSITYIVLAQDLYKAKAQGDEPELLEVVTFRMADLENLVYNEHLTEARSIAALYMARDMINNQ, from the coding sequence ATGCGCAAGAAACCAACGGTACTAAATATTAAAACTATTGCTACAACTAATTTCTTCAATATTGAAGAAATGGATATTAAGTTCTCAAATGGTGAAAAAAGAATATATGAACGTCTAAAGCCATTTGAAAATGGTGCAGTATTAATTGTTCCTATGTTAGATGATGAAACTGTGCTTATGATTTATGAATATTCTGGTGGTACAGATAAATATGAGCTTGTATTAACTAAGGGAAAAATTGATGATAATGAAATACTTGTTGAGGCCGCTAATAGAGAGTTAATTGAAGAAATTGGTTTTGGCGCTAATAAATTAACCTTTATTAAAAAAATGACCATTGCACCTAGTTATCAATCTAGTATTACTTATATTGTATTAGCACAAGATTTATATAAAGCAAAGGCACAAGGTGATGAGCCAGAATTATTAGAGGTGGTTACATTTAGGATGGCTGATTTGGAAAACTTAGTTTACAACGAACACTTAACTGAGGCTAGAAGTATTGCAGCTTTATATATGGCGAGAGATATGATTAATAACCAATAA